Genomic window (Deltaproteobacteria bacterium):
GGAAAAGAAGCCCGCAAGCCGCTCCATCTGGGCCGCGCCCTCGGCCGTTATGTCCACGTCCGTATGACCGTTGTAGCGCAACTCGTGATGGTTCACCACCTGACCGTGACGCGCTATGTAAAGCCTCGTCCTCTCCATTACCGTTAACGCGAGTTGGTTTCCCCCTGTTTTGCTTGGCAAAACAGGGGGAAACCAACTCGTATTGAGAGTCTTTGAAGGGGGCTGGGGGATATGGCCCTTCTACAGAAAGTTTCCCCCAGGTAATTAATCGGAGCTTCCTTAATGTTATTTGTATAGCGGTCCCCGGAAGGTTCGGGCCGCGCCGGACGGGGTTTTTTACGCCCTTGCGGCCCGAACCTTCCGGGGACCGCCCCCGCGTGGCGGGCGCGGTCAAGACACTCCCTTCAAATTTATTCGGGCCAAGGGACCTCGTTTCTTCCAGCGATCGCAAGAGCCGACGCGGCTCGATGAGCAAATAAAAAGTCTTTGGAGGGAGAAGGTTCCCCGGGGCTCAGCCGAAGTATGCCAGAAGGCAGAGCAGGAATGCAAGTGCCGCCACTTCCGTGGTGAAGCCGAAGCAATCGCCCGTTACGCCGCCGAGTCTCGCGGTGAAGAAGGCCGTAAGCGACCGGACAAGGCCCAGCACGACGAGGAGCATCCAGAGGGAGGCCGGGCCGAAGAAGGGCAGCAGCAAAAGGGCCGTCATTGCCGTGGCCGCGGCCGCAGTCGCGCCGTCTCTGCCGGTGAAGGCGGCGCCGAGGCCGGGAGTGCTGCGGGCGTAGCCGCCCCAGAAGGCCATGGGGACCATGGCCCAGCGGGCCACAACCGGCATGAGCAGCAGGGAAGCGGTCCTTTCCCCCTCGGGCAGCGCCGAGAGGGCCGAAACGAGCGCCGCCACGAAGATCGCAACGGCCGCGGCTCCCACGGCTCCGGCCCCGGCCTCGCGCATTATGCGAAGCCGCTCTTCGGGCGTCGAGCCGCCGGCAAGACCGTCCACCGTGTCGACGAAGCCGTCGAGGTGGAGCCCGCCGTTTGTGAGGGCGAGCACGGCCACGACGAGCGCCGACGAGACACCGGCCGGGAACAGGGCGGTGAAGAGCCCGTCGCAGACGGCGAGGACGACCCCCTGCACGGCCCCCACGAGGGGAAAGTAGACCATCGAGCGGCCGATCTCCCCGGGGCCGGCGGCGCTCTCCCCGCCGACCCGGAAGACCGTGAGGAAGCGGAGGGCTGTAAGGAATCCTCTCATTGCCGCGGCGACGTCCCGGCCGGAAAGGGCAGCGGCTTCAGTCTCCCTCCTCGGCCACGCCGGCGTCCTCGAAGGTTGCCATCTCGTTGTATATCTTCACGGCCGCCTCGATGACCCCCATGGCCAGGGCGGCGCCCGTGCCCTCGCCGAGACGGAGGCCGAGGTCGAGGATGGGCTCCAGCCCCATGCGCTCGAGCATGACGCCGTGGCCCCGCTCCACCGAGCGGTG
Coding sequences:
- a CDS encoding adenosylcobinamide-GDP ribazoletransferase; the encoded protein is MRGFLTALRFLTVFRVGGESAAGPGEIGRSMVYFPLVGAVQGVVLAVCDGLFTALFPAGVSSALVVAVLALTNGGLHLDGFVDTVDGLAGGSTPEERLRIMREAGAGAVGAAAVAIFVAALVSALSALPEGERTASLLLMPVVARWAMVPMAFWGGYARSTPGLGAAFTGRDGATAAAATAMTALLLLPFFGPASLWMLLVVLGLVRSLTAFFTARLGGVTGDCFGFTTEVAALAFLLCLLAYFG